The Rufibacter sp. DG15C region GGCGCGGCGGCGTTGACCATGGCCTGGCTGCCTACGTTGTTTCAGAAGGTGCCGCTGTCTTATTCAATTCTGTTCATAGTGGTAGGCCTCTTCATCTACCAATTACCCTTGGGCTTGCCAGACCCAGACCCGCTCCGGAAAAACGACTTGGTGTTGCGCCTGTCAGAATTGTGCGTCATCATCACGCTCATGGGTACGGGCATCAAAATCAACAGAAGACTTACTTGGCAGAATTGGCGCGTACCGCTGCGGCTGGTGAGTTGGACTATGTTGCTATGTATTGCAGGATTGGTGGCCCTGGCCTGGTACTTCTTGGGAATGCCGCTGGCCTCGGCGGTGTTGTTGGCCGCAGCCTTGGCACCTACAGATCCTGTTCTGGCCGCCGATGTGCAGGTGGGTCCTCCCAGTGAGGAGGTAGAGGACCATACTCGGTTTTCGCTTACCGCAGAGGCCGGCCTTAATGATGGCATGGCATTCCCATTCACGTGGCTGGCTATTGCGCTGGCCGTTGCGGCCCAAGGCGAGGGGGAGCCTAACTGGCTTTTGCATTGGCTGAGTTATGACGTACTGTACCGGGTGGTGGTAGGCGTGGGGGTAGGTTTCTTGATAGGGAAGGCCATAGCGTACCTCATCTTTAAATTGCCCAGAAAAAGTGCCCTCCCCGAAACACGGGACGGTTTTGTGGCCA contains the following coding sequences:
- a CDS encoding sodium:proton antiporter gives rise to the protein MLPYKSFTQAGASMDLYLLTFVVIGAAALTMAWLPTLFQKVPLSYSILFIVVGLFIYQLPLGLPDPDPLRKNDLVLRLSELCVIITLMGTGIKINRRLTWQNWRVPLRLVSWTMLLCIAGLVALAWYFLGMPLASAVLLAAALAPTDPVLAADVQVGPPSEEVEDHTRFSLTAEAGLNDGMAFPFTWLAIALAVAAQGEGEPNWLLHWLSYDVLYRVVVGVGVGFLIGKAIAYLIFKLPRKSALPETRDGFVAISTTLLVYGLTEFLHGYGFIAVFITGLTIKNSEKDTTYHREMHDFTDQIERMLVVVVLILFGGSLGHGLLDALTWQGALVGLSFIFLIRPLAGMVGLVGSGIKRSERWAISFFGIRGIGSIFYLSFAFAHAKFMNPDEIWAVAGFTILVSIIMHGILATPIMTYLDKRRGPNDLKVE